A window of Chitinophaga sp. MM2321 contains these coding sequences:
- a CDS encoding XdhC family protein, producing the protein MNEPGDIVKAYHAACREGLRTALATVVHVEGSAYRQPGARMLVTENGALTGAISGGCLEGDALRKAQLVILQQQPMLVTYDTTDEDDAKLGVGLGCNGVIHILLEPLPGNDDNQLLHPVALLEQVVTSRQSAVLVTLFSLHNRKAPQPGTCLLLTGDGQLRHSITNDALQTAVITHAQQAMQTQRSLVTTYVSAQENITALAAWLPPVPHLLIAGAGNDAMPLVKMAYLLGWHTTVVDGRPAYATKARFPEATHIVVAKPEQVLSRVTVDAHTAVILMTHNYNYDLALLIALLPLSLPYTGMLGPAKKRRRMLEELNEKGVQLSDIQRERLYGPAGLDIGAETTAEIALSIISEIKAVLSAAAGISLREKKTAIHSRAQQIITQQQI; encoded by the coding sequence ATGAACGAACCTGGAGATATTGTGAAAGCATATCATGCTGCCTGCCGCGAAGGACTAAGAACCGCACTGGCAACAGTGGTACATGTGGAAGGTTCCGCCTATCGCCAACCCGGTGCGCGCATGCTCGTAACAGAAAACGGCGCACTCACCGGCGCTATCAGCGGCGGCTGTCTTGAAGGAGATGCCCTCCGTAAAGCACAACTGGTTATATTGCAACAGCAACCCATGCTGGTCACCTACGATACTACCGATGAAGATGACGCCAAACTGGGCGTAGGACTGGGTTGCAACGGTGTCATACACATCCTGCTGGAGCCACTGCCAGGCAATGATGATAACCAGCTACTGCACCCTGTTGCGCTGCTGGAACAAGTTGTCACTTCCCGGCAAAGCGCCGTACTGGTCACCTTGTTTTCATTGCACAACAGGAAAGCCCCCCAACCAGGCACCTGCCTGTTACTGACAGGTGACGGACAACTCCGGCACAGCATAACAAATGATGCGCTGCAAACGGCCGTCATTACCCATGCACAGCAGGCGATGCAAACACAAAGATCACTCGTCACCACTTATGTTTCCGCACAGGAAAATATAACAGCCCTCGCTGCCTGGTTACCACCTGTTCCTCACCTGTTGATTGCAGGCGCCGGCAACGATGCGATGCCATTGGTAAAGATGGCATACCTCCTCGGATGGCATACCACCGTGGTAGACGGTCGTCCCGCCTACGCCACCAAAGCCCGCTTCCCGGAAGCGACCCATATTGTAGTAGCCAAACCGGAACAGGTGCTTTCCCGCGTAACGGTAGATGCACACACCGCTGTGATACTGATGACGCACAACTACAACTACGACCTCGCTTTATTAATAGCACTGCTGCCGCTTTCCCTGCCTTACACCGGTATGCTGGGCCCTGCTAAAAAACGCCGGCGCATGCTGGAAGAATTAAATGAGAAAGGTGTCCAGTTATCAGACATACAACGGGAACGACTATACGGTCCTGCGGGGCTTGACATAGGCGCGGAAACCACTGCAGAAATTGCGTTGTCTATCATCAGTGAAATTAAAGCTGTTTTGTCGGCTGCCGCCGGCATCTCCCTCCGGGAGAAGAAAACCGCGATCCACTCCCGTGCGCAACAGATCATCACCCAACAACAAATCTGA
- a CDS encoding nucleotidyltransferase family protein yields the protein MKNNTGAIILAAGASQRMGTPKQQLVFENKTLLQRVVHTALETGCSPVIVVLGAFATDIRSDLPTTGVTIVINDHWETGMAGSIHTGIQAMLRISHTVNNTFLLLCDQPFISSTLLHEMMTTQTATGKKIIACAYNNTIGTPVLFDSSFFPQLLQLTGQEGAKKILLQHPADVVTIPFAQGALDIDTQDDYKKLMQ from the coding sequence ATGAAAAATAACACCGGCGCCATCATCCTTGCAGCTGGCGCATCACAGCGCATGGGCACTCCCAAACAGCAGCTTGTATTTGAAAATAAAACGCTGCTTCAACGGGTAGTGCATACCGCGCTGGAAACAGGCTGCTCCCCTGTTATAGTGGTATTAGGCGCCTTCGCCACAGACATCCGGTCAGACCTGCCCACCACCGGTGTCACCATCGTCATCAATGATCATTGGGAAACAGGGATGGCAGGTTCTATTCATACCGGCATACAGGCAATGCTTCGTATATCCCACACCGTTAATAACACATTCCTCCTGCTTTGCGATCAACCTTTTATCAGTTCCACCCTCTTACATGAAATGATGACTACTCAAACCGCCACCGGCAAAAAAATAATCGCCTGTGCTTACAATAACACCATCGGCACCCCTGTATTATTCGATTCATCCTTCTTCCCACAGCTACTCCAGTTAACCGGTCAGGAAGGCGCAAAAAAAATATTGCTGCAACATCCCGCTGATGTAGTCACAATCCCTTTCGCACAGGGCGCCCTGGATATTGACACCCAGGATGATTATAAAAAACTGATGCAATAA
- a CDS encoding phytanoyl-CoA dioxygenase family protein, translated as MQTNTLPVFRLEGTVTATHLAYFRQHGIIQFKNFLDKETLSTVLREVEQVQQLLLNNNTQKVNGIPLKFGTDTNGNPLIQRIAFASHFSSVLRTLLKEERLQSLTKLLGPYEGRIGENEKDGLVINHYVNAAHSQFKQLGWHTDSPRDLFLGTRIMPMLNVGIHLDDCPLENGGLRVLAGTHEQGLLRLLFRKKYFIDNNPDKKEVGFDIEAGDLTVHDGRLWHRVQQSPHTGEKSRRRVMYIPIITGAYQPKHAQSPTPFYHKLAQLKQPRYSDRPQWGNAKTAIVNSSSI; from the coding sequence ATGCAAACTAACACCTTGCCTGTTTTCCGTCTCGAAGGGACGGTAACGGCTACCCACCTCGCATATTTCCGGCAACATGGTATCATCCAGTTCAAAAATTTTCTTGACAAAGAAACATTATCAACTGTACTACGGGAAGTAGAACAGGTACAGCAACTATTACTTAACAACAATACACAGAAGGTCAACGGCATCCCGCTCAAATTTGGTACGGATACAAATGGCAATCCTCTGATCCAGCGCATCGCCTTTGCCTCCCACTTCAGCAGCGTGCTACGCACATTGCTGAAAGAAGAACGGCTGCAGTCATTAACAAAACTACTCGGCCCCTACGAAGGCAGGATCGGCGAAAATGAAAAAGACGGGCTGGTGATCAATCATTACGTGAATGCAGCTCACAGCCAGTTTAAACAACTCGGATGGCATACAGACAGTCCGCGCGATCTCTTTCTCGGCACCCGCATCATGCCTATGCTCAATGTAGGCATCCATCTCGATGATTGCCCGCTGGAAAACGGCGGACTAAGAGTACTCGCAGGTACACACGAACAGGGGTTGTTACGGTTGCTGTTCAGAAAAAAATATTTCATTGACAATAACCCCGACAAAAAAGAAGTAGGTTTTGATATTGAAGCAGGCGATCTCACCGTGCATGATGGCCGCCTGTGGCATCGTGTACAACAATCGCCCCACACCGGTGAAAAAAGCCGCAGAAGGGTGATGTACATTCCCATCATTACCGGTGCCTATCAGCCTAAACACGCACAAAGTCCCACACCATTTTATCATAAACTGGCGCAGCTGAAGCAACCACGTTATAGCGACAGGCCACAGTGGGGCAACGCTAAAACAGCCATCGTCAACAGTTCATCCATCTAA
- a CDS encoding SDR family NAD(P)-dependent oxidoreductase, translating into MSYALVTGAAKGIGKAIAAELAARNYHLLLVDFDGNTLAATAEALAAQYHVNVHTLHQDLSEPDALLHITAWTSSWHDQLNVVVNNAGYGLNGAFENSSLPEQFNIIDVNIKAQVGLSYAYIPVLRKFQRAYLLNLASTTAYQTVPYLNIYAASKAFALSFTRGLRHELRDSPISVSALSPGSTDTDFVNRARMGDATRKLADRFNMTPEKVASIAIDGLFKGKAEIIPGFINKLNAFLPKFFPKTFVEKIAGNIYQPVGQTAEIVLTT; encoded by the coding sequence ATGTCATACGCATTAGTAACCGGCGCTGCCAAAGGAATTGGTAAAGCGATAGCCGCCGAACTGGCGGCAAGAAATTATCACCTGTTGCTTGTTGACTTCGACGGGAATACACTGGCAGCCACTGCGGAAGCATTGGCTGCACAGTATCACGTCAACGTACACACGCTGCACCAGGATCTTTCCGAACCCGATGCATTGCTGCATATAACCGCCTGGACCAGCTCCTGGCATGATCAGCTCAATGTTGTAGTCAATAACGCCGGATATGGCCTGAATGGTGCATTCGAAAACAGCTCCCTGCCAGAACAATTTAATATCATAGATGTAAATATAAAAGCACAGGTGGGCCTCTCATACGCCTATATTCCGGTGCTTCGGAAATTTCAGCGTGCCTATTTGCTGAACCTTGCCAGTACAACCGCTTATCAGACCGTTCCTTATCTGAATATCTACGCCGCTTCCAAAGCTTTTGCCTTGTCATTTACACGGGGGCTGCGACACGAATTGCGCGACTCGCCTATATCCGTCAGCGCATTGAGTCCCGGCAGTACCGATACAGATTTCGTCAACAGGGCGCGTATGGGCGATGCCACCAGGAAACTGGCAGACCGCTTCAACATGACGCCGGAAAAGGTAGCCAGCATAGCCATTGATGGCCTGTTTAAAGGAAAGGCTGAAATCATCCCGGGATTTATCAACAAACTGAATGCTTTCTTACCAAAGTTTTTCCCAAAAACATTCGTAGAAAAAATTGCAGGAAATATTTATCAGCCGGTAGGGCAAACAGCGGAAATAGTACTGACCACATAA